From Nyctibius grandis isolate bNycGra1 chromosome 27, bNycGra1.pri, whole genome shotgun sequence, one genomic window encodes:
- the BLACAT1 gene encoding bladder cancer associated transcript 1 produces MPQFTFACFCGLHGFCKMKRKKEESSSEQETVV; encoded by the coding sequence ATGCCCCAGTTCACCTTCGCTTGCTTCTGCGGGCTCCATGGCTTCTGcaagatgaagaggaagaaagaagagtcCAGCTCGGAGCAGGAGAcggtggtgtga